Proteins encoded together in one Acidobacteriota bacterium window:
- a CDS encoding type II toxin-antitoxin system Phd/YefM family antitoxin, with amino-acid sequence MKLISVRDLRTDSARIWEQLPGEGEMVVTSNGRPVAILASVDEDGVEEALRAFRRARAMEAVAGLQLHSAETGRDRMAPDEIETEIREARRSRRT; translated from the coding sequence ATGAAACTCATTAGTGTACGCGATCTGAGGACGGATTCGGCGAGGATCTGGGAGCAACTGCCCGGGGAGGGCGAGATGGTGGTCACCAGCAACGGGCGTCCCGTCGCCATCCTCGCCTCGGTGGACGAAGACGGGGTCGAGGAGGCCCTGCGGGCTTTCCGCCGCGCCCGGGCCATGGAAGCCGTCGCCGGACTGCAGCTTCACTCCGCCGAGACCGGCCGGGACCGGATGGCGCCCGATGAGATTGAGACGGAAATCCGGGAGGCCCGGAGGAGCCGCAGGACATGA